A stretch of the Dehalococcoidia bacterium genome encodes the following:
- a CDS encoding glucose 1-dehydrogenase: MRLEGKVALISGGARGQGAVEARLFASEGAKVVIGDILDDMGRQVEAEIAEAGGDITYVHLDVTSESDWEDAVRTAVDNYGKLDILVNNAGILIRANIEDTTEENWDRIMDINAKGVFLGTRAAIPAMRDAGGGSIINISSVAGLQGSPQSAAYSSTKGAVRILTKSTAIQYAKENIRCNSVHPGIIYTDMTSDSLDTEEGQRDWMNRVPLGRLGQSEDVANGVMFLASDESSYMTGGELVIDGGITAQ, encoded by the coding sequence ATGAGGCTCGAGGGCAAGGTAGCGTTGATAAGCGGAGGGGCACGCGGGCAGGGAGCCGTCGAAGCCAGGTTGTTCGCCAGCGAGGGCGCGAAGGTGGTGATTGGCGACATCCTCGATGACATGGGCAGGCAGGTCGAGGCTGAGATCGCAGAGGCCGGAGGGGACATAACCTACGTCCACCTCGACGTCACCAGCGAGTCCGACTGGGAAGACGCAGTTCGGACCGCCGTGGACAACTACGGGAAGTTGGACATACTGGTCAACAACGCTGGGATCCTGATCCGGGCAAATATCGAGGATACGACGGAAGAGAACTGGGACCGGATCATGGATATCAACGCCAAGGGCGTGTTCCTGGGCACCAGGGCTGCGATTCCGGCAATGCGCGATGCTGGCGGTGGTTCGATCATCAACATCTCGTCCGTCGCGGGACTCCAGGGGAGCCCTCAGTCGGCAGCATACAGTTCGACGAAGGGTGCCGTGCGTATCCTGACCAAGTCGACGGCAATCCAGTACGCGAAGGAGAACATCCGGTGCAACTCGGTACATCCGGGGATCATCTACACAGATATGACAAGTGACTCACTCGACACCGAGGAGGGTCAGCGCGACTGGATGAACCGGGTGCCCCTGGGCAGGCTGGGCCAGTCGGAAGACGTAGCCAACGGGGTGATGTTCCTCGCCTCGGACGAGTCTTCCTACATGACGGGCGGCGAGCTCGTGATAGACGGGGGAATTACAGCGCAGTAG